A window of the Pseudomonas gozinkensis genome harbors these coding sequences:
- a CDS encoding ureidoglycolate lyase, with product MRTLTIEPLTKEAFAPFGDVIETDGSDHFMINNGSTMRFHKLATVETATPEDNAIISIFRADAQDMPLTVSMLERHPLGSQAFIPLLGNPFLIVVAPLGDVPVSGLVRAFVTNGRQGINYHRGVWHHPVLTIEKRDDFLVVDRSGTGNNCDEHFFKEDERLILAPHQ from the coding sequence ATGCGCACACTGACGATTGAACCGCTGACCAAAGAAGCCTTCGCCCCTTTCGGTGACGTGATCGAAACCGACGGCAGCGATCACTTCATGATCAACAACGGTTCGACCATGCGCTTCCACAAACTGGCGACGGTCGAAACCGCGACGCCTGAGGACAACGCGATCATCAGCATCTTCCGCGCCGACGCGCAGGACATGCCGCTGACCGTCAGCATGCTGGAACGCCATCCGCTGGGCAGCCAGGCTTTCATTCCGCTGCTCGGCAACCCCTTTCTGATCGTGGTCGCGCCACTTGGCGATGTACCTGTATCAGGCTTGGTCCGCGCCTTCGTCACCAACGGCAGGCAGGGCATCAATTACCATCGCGGCGTCTGGCACCACCCGGTGCTGACGATCGAAAAGCGGGATGACTTCCTGGTGGTTGATCGCAGTGGCACAGGCAATAACTGCGATGAGCATTTTTTCAAAGAGGATGAGCGTTTGATCCTCGCCCCCCACCAATAA
- the uraD gene encoding 2-oxo-4-hydroxy-4-carboxy-5-ureidoimidazoline decarboxylase — MSTFQTLKPSTLSRDAFVKAFADIYEHSPWVAEKAFDLGQDASIDQIETLHQRMSDILLSADHASQLALINAHPDLAGKAAVQGELTEASTNEQAGAGIHQCTAEEFQRFTELNDAYKAKFKFPFIMAVKGSNRHQILAAFETRIHNPVDTEFKCALAEINKIALFRLLTL, encoded by the coding sequence CCCTGAGCCGCGACGCCTTCGTCAAAGCCTTCGCCGACATCTACGAACATTCGCCATGGGTGGCCGAGAAGGCCTTCGACCTGGGCCAGGACGCGTCGATCGACCAGATCGAAACCCTGCACCAGCGCATGAGCGACATCCTGTTGAGCGCCGATCACGCCAGTCAGCTGGCACTGATCAACGCTCACCCGGACCTGGCCGGCAAAGCCGCCGTCCAGGGCGAGTTGACCGAAGCCAGCACCAATGAACAGGCTGGCGCCGGTATTCACCAATGCACGGCCGAAGAGTTCCAGCGCTTCACCGAGCTGAACGACGCCTACAAAGCCAAGTTCAAGTTTCCCTTCATCATGGCGGTAAAAGGCAGCAACCGGCATCAGATCCTCGCGGCGTTCGAAACGCGCATTCACAACCCGGTCGACACCGAGTTCAAATGCGCGCTGGCGGAGATCAACAAGATCGCCCTGTTCCGATTACTGACTCTCTAG
- the alc gene encoding allantoicase gives MKAYAVPFEKFVNLADARLGTKIISVTDDWFADANRLFQPTPAVWKEGVFDDNGKWMDGWESRRKRFEGYDSAVIRLGVPGSIKGVDIDTSFFTGNFPPSASLEACFLASGEPDENTQWTEVLSAVELQGNSHHYHEISNDKAFSHLRFNIYPDGGVARLRVYGIPFRDWSAVGDNEQVDLAAALNGGRALACSDEHFGRMSNILNPGRGINMGDGWETARRRTPGNDWVIVALGHPGEIEKIIVDTLHFKGNYPDTCSIQGAFVKGGTDSQIETQSLFWRELLPSQKLEMHAEHTFVEQIKALGPITHIRLNVFPDGGVSRLRVLGKVAK, from the coding sequence ATGAAAGCTTACGCCGTACCTTTCGAGAAGTTCGTCAACCTGGCCGATGCCCGTCTGGGCACCAAAATCATCTCGGTCACCGATGACTGGTTCGCAGACGCCAATCGTCTGTTTCAGCCGACCCCGGCCGTGTGGAAGGAGGGCGTGTTCGATGACAACGGCAAGTGGATGGACGGCTGGGAATCCCGTCGCAAGCGCTTCGAAGGCTACGACAGCGCGGTGATCCGCCTGGGCGTACCGGGTTCGATCAAAGGCGTGGACATCGACACTTCATTCTTCACCGGCAACTTCCCGCCATCGGCCTCGCTGGAAGCGTGCTTCCTGGCGTCGGGCGAGCCGGACGAAAACACCCAGTGGACCGAAGTGCTGTCGGCCGTCGAGCTGCAAGGCAACAGCCACCACTACCACGAAATCAGCAACGACAAGGCGTTCAGCCACCTGCGCTTCAACATCTACCCGGATGGCGGCGTGGCCCGTCTGCGCGTGTACGGCATTCCGTTCCGCGACTGGTCGGCTGTTGGCGACAACGAGCAAGTCGACCTGGCTGCAGCCCTCAACGGTGGCCGCGCCCTCGCCTGCTCCGACGAACACTTCGGCCGCATGAGCAACATCCTCAACCCGGGCCGTGGCATCAACATGGGCGACGGCTGGGAAACCGCACGTCGTCGTACCCCGGGCAATGACTGGGTGATCGTCGCGCTGGGCCACCCGGGCGAGATCGAAAAAATCATCGTCGACACCCTGCACTTCAAGGGCAACTACCCGGACACCTGCTCGATCCAGGGCGCGTTCGTCAAGGGCGGCACCGACAGCCAGATCGAAACCCAGTCGCTGTTCTGGCGCGAACTGCTGCCAAGCCAGAAGCTGGAAATGCACGCCGAACACACCTTCGTCGAGCAGATCAAGGCACTGGGCCCGATCACCCACATCCGTCTGAACGTGTTCCCGGATGGTGGTGTGAGCCGCCTGCGCGTACTGGGCAAGGTCGCTAAATAA